The following proteins are co-located in the Clavibacter capsici genome:
- the arfA gene encoding arabinosylfuranosidase ArfA — MTDARPAADARIAIDRTAVVAPVNRRTFGSFVEHLGRCVYDGIYEPGHPTANADGFRGDVVDLVKELGTSTIRYPGGNFVSGYRWEDGVGPRAERPKRLDLAWHSLETNEVGLDEFARWCELTGSELMMAVNLGTRGVLEALDILEYANHPGGTALSDQRIANGSPKPHDVRMWCLGNEMDGDWQVGNMTAEDYGTLAGRTARAMKMVDPTLELVACGSSGSGMATFGEWERIVLEKTYDSVDFISAHAYYQERKGDLGSFLASSLDMEYFIATVVSTADHVKHRLKSDKTVNISFDEWNVWYLDEHQESGVITEGWPYAPHLLEDVYSVADAVVLGNLMITLLKHSDRVTSASLAQLVNVIAPIMTETGGGAWRQTTFFPFSVTSRLAQGEVLKPRIDVGTYETEVHGTAPLVDSVATFDEATGRAAVFLVNRSLSDALTIEVDVAGLAVSEVLEAVGIHDEDVYAKNTFEDRERVGLTPNASATLADGTLTITLPPVSWTAVSLG; from the coding sequence ATGACCGACGCCCGCCCCGCGGCCGACGCCCGCATCGCCATCGACCGCACCGCGGTCGTCGCCCCCGTCAACCGCCGCACCTTCGGCTCGTTCGTCGAGCACCTCGGCCGCTGCGTCTACGACGGCATCTACGAGCCCGGCCACCCCACCGCGAACGCCGACGGCTTCCGCGGCGACGTCGTCGACCTCGTCAAGGAGCTCGGCACGAGCACCATCCGCTACCCCGGCGGCAACTTCGTCTCCGGCTACCGCTGGGAGGACGGCGTCGGCCCGCGTGCCGAGCGCCCGAAGCGCCTCGACCTCGCCTGGCACTCGCTCGAGACCAACGAGGTCGGCCTCGACGAGTTCGCGCGCTGGTGCGAGCTCACCGGCAGCGAGCTGATGATGGCCGTCAACCTCGGCACCCGCGGCGTGCTCGAGGCCCTCGACATCCTCGAGTACGCGAACCACCCGGGCGGCACCGCCCTCTCCGACCAGCGCATCGCCAACGGATCCCCGAAGCCGCACGACGTGAGGATGTGGTGCCTCGGCAACGAGATGGACGGCGACTGGCAGGTCGGCAACATGACCGCCGAGGACTACGGCACGCTCGCCGGCCGCACGGCCCGCGCCATGAAGATGGTCGACCCGACCCTCGAGCTCGTCGCGTGCGGCAGCAGCGGATCCGGCATGGCGACCTTCGGCGAGTGGGAGCGGATCGTGCTGGAGAAGACGTACGACTCGGTCGACTTCATCTCCGCCCACGCCTACTACCAGGAGCGCAAGGGCGACCTCGGCAGCTTCCTCGCCTCCTCGCTCGACATGGAGTACTTCATCGCCACGGTCGTCTCCACGGCCGACCACGTGAAGCACCGCCTGAAGAGCGACAAGACGGTCAACATCTCCTTCGACGAGTGGAACGTCTGGTACCTCGACGAGCACCAGGAGTCCGGCGTCATCACCGAGGGCTGGCCCTACGCGCCGCACCTGCTCGAGGACGTCTACTCGGTGGCGGACGCGGTCGTGCTCGGCAACCTCATGATCACGCTGCTGAAGCACAGCGACCGCGTCACGTCGGCCAGCCTCGCGCAGCTCGTGAACGTGATCGCCCCGATCATGACGGAGACCGGCGGCGGCGCCTGGCGCCAGACGACGTTCTTCCCGTTCTCGGTCACGAGCCGGCTCGCGCAGGGCGAGGTGCTGAAGCCGCGCATCGACGTGGGCACGTACGAGACCGAGGTGCACGGCACCGCGCCGCTCGTCGACTCCGTCGCGACCTTCGACGAGGCCACCGGCCGCGCCGCCGTCTTCCTGGTGAACCGCAGCCTGTCGGACGCGCTCACGATCGAGGTCGACGTGGCCGGCCTCGCCGTCTCCGAGGTGCTCGAGGCCGTCGGGATCCATGACGAGGACGTCTACGCGAAGAACACGTTCGAGGACCGCGAGCGCGTGGGCCTCACGCCGAACGCCTCGGCGACGCTCGCCGACGGCACCCTCACGATCACGCTCCCGCCCGTGTCGTGGACGGCCGTGTCGCTCGGCTAG
- a CDS encoding GNAT family N-acetyltransferase translates to MSTAEHRLLPALPHLEGGRVVLRPFTPADMDAMVPVLADPDVIRLTGSAHSTAEVEEMAARPELDDRTRTWYATRADQADRLDLALVDRATDACVGEAVLNEWSPEDRSANLRILIGPAGRDRGLGSEAVRLLVDHAFAATDLERISLEVLSINPRARRVYERAGFVEEGRLRAAFRFDGQPVDVIVMAVLWAERRG, encoded by the coding sequence ATGAGCACCGCCGAGCACCGCCTCCTCCCCGCGCTCCCGCACCTCGAGGGCGGGCGCGTGGTCCTCCGCCCCTTCACGCCCGCGGACATGGACGCGATGGTGCCCGTCCTCGCCGACCCCGACGTCATCCGCCTCACGGGATCCGCGCACAGCACCGCCGAGGTCGAGGAGATGGCCGCGCGCCCGGAGCTCGACGACCGCACGCGCACCTGGTACGCGACGCGCGCCGACCAGGCCGACCGCCTCGACCTGGCGCTCGTCGACCGCGCGACGGACGCGTGCGTGGGCGAGGCCGTGCTCAACGAGTGGAGCCCCGAGGACCGGAGCGCGAACCTCCGCATCCTCATCGGCCCCGCCGGCCGCGACCGCGGCCTCGGCTCGGAGGCGGTGCGCCTGCTCGTCGACCACGCCTTCGCCGCGACCGACCTCGAGCGCATCTCCCTCGAGGTCCTGTCCATCAACCCCCGCGCCCGCCGCGTCTACGAGCGCGCGGGCTTCGTCGAGGAGGGCCGCCTCCGGGCGGCCTTCCGCTTCGACGGCCAGCCGGTCGACGTGATCGTGATGGCGGTGCTGTGGGCGGAGCGGCGAGGCTGA
- a CDS encoding DoxX family protein, whose protein sequence is MRTLLHPARTTPALQDAALLVVRVAIGVILVAHGLQKFVEYTLDGTAASFTQMGIPVPGVAAVFAATVETVGGAALVLGLLTPVFAALNIVNLLGAFAIVHAGKGIFVDAGGYELVLALIAGLVVLALLGAGRLSVDGLLSRRRRAA, encoded by the coding sequence ATGCGCACGCTGCTCCACCCCGCCCGCACGACGCCCGCCCTCCAGGACGCCGCCCTGCTCGTCGTCCGGGTCGCGATCGGCGTCATCCTGGTCGCGCACGGCCTGCAGAAGTTCGTCGAGTACACGCTCGACGGGACCGCCGCCTCCTTCACGCAGATGGGCATCCCCGTCCCGGGCGTCGCGGCGGTCTTCGCCGCGACGGTCGAGACGGTCGGCGGTGCCGCGCTGGTCCTCGGGCTCCTGACGCCCGTGTTCGCCGCGCTCAACATCGTCAACCTGCTCGGCGCGTTCGCCATCGTGCACGCCGGCAAGGGGATCTTCGTCGACGCCGGGGGCTACGAGCTCGTGCTCGCCCTGATCGCCGGCCTCGTCGTGCTCGCGCTCCTCGGCGCGGGCCGCCTCAGCGTCGACGGGCTCCTCAGCCGACGCCGGCGGGCCGCCTGA
- a CDS encoding Lsr2 dimerization domain-containing protein, which translates to MDERVDPQGDARRDGATETVRFGLDGIIHEVDLDADGARALRAALAPYVAAGRRTTVTITPLSDEPARPATGTAAPTGERAAARAWLEANGHRLGPGGRISATLMTLYRGRDGR; encoded by the coding sequence ATGGACGAGCGCGTGGATCCGCAGGGCGACGCCCGCCGCGACGGCGCGACCGAGACGGTGCGGTTCGGCCTCGACGGGATCATCCACGAGGTCGACCTCGACGCCGACGGCGCCCGGGCCCTGCGCGCCGCGCTCGCGCCCTACGTCGCCGCCGGCCGGCGCACGACCGTGACGATCACGCCGCTCTCCGACGAGCCCGCGCGCCCAGCAACCGGCACCGCCGCCCCGACGGGTGAGCGCGCCGCCGCCCGCGCCTGGCTCGAGGCCAACGGCCACCGCCTCGGCCCCGGCGGCCGCATCTCGGCCACGCTGATGACGCTCTACCGGGGACGCGACGGGCGCTGA
- a CDS encoding GTP-binding protein, whose protein sequence is MDPHANAPRPVGIGGLAVTLVSASDLRAASSVAAAAVGAPETEPPAVVEAPDGDSGDLGADIADGLIADADDGRTGLAVVALEPAADPLEVALVLEHVVEARHPGATPIGILDVVAVSSVAEVRDVLLDPDDDDRPFDDAERLAARLECASVVVLDGWDPAWSSPDARRVVALLALLAPAARVVPVGDRASLASAPLRIGRQRARRLAAGMGWQRALAGVAPAASPEGLGVHVFRDPRPFHPGRLHAAVARDLVPGPVGRIVRSRGLARLASRPATVGSWATAGDVLRLDPTAMASWDAESPAGQEIAFVGERLDGALLDRILGACLLEPDELVAGPDAWHGYADPFPAWDTEHRH, encoded by the coding sequence ATGGATCCCCACGCGAACGCCCCGCGCCCCGTCGGCATCGGCGGGCTGGCCGTGACCCTCGTCTCCGCGAGCGACCTCCGCGCCGCCTCGTCCGTCGCGGCCGCCGCCGTCGGCGCACCCGAGACCGAGCCGCCCGCCGTGGTCGAGGCGCCGGACGGCGACAGCGGCGACCTCGGCGCGGACATCGCCGACGGCCTCATCGCGGACGCCGACGACGGGCGCACGGGGCTCGCGGTCGTCGCGCTCGAGCCGGCCGCGGATCCGCTCGAGGTCGCGCTGGTGCTGGAGCACGTGGTCGAGGCGCGGCATCCCGGGGCGACGCCCATCGGGATCCTCGACGTGGTCGCCGTCTCATCCGTCGCCGAGGTCCGCGACGTGCTGCTCGACCCGGACGACGACGACCGGCCGTTCGACGACGCCGAGCGGCTGGCGGCGCGCCTCGAGTGCGCGAGCGTCGTGGTGCTCGACGGGTGGGATCCGGCCTGGTCGTCCCCGGACGCGCGTCGCGTCGTCGCCCTGCTCGCGCTCCTCGCCCCGGCCGCGCGCGTCGTGCCCGTCGGCGACCGGGCGTCGCTCGCGTCCGCGCCGCTGCGGATCGGCCGGCAGCGCGCCCGCCGCCTCGCCGCGGGCATGGGCTGGCAGCGGGCGCTCGCGGGCGTCGCCCCGGCCGCGTCGCCCGAGGGGCTGGGCGTGCACGTGTTCCGCGATCCGCGCCCGTTCCATCCGGGCCGTCTGCACGCGGCCGTCGCGCGCGACCTCGTGCCCGGGCCCGTCGGCCGCATCGTGCGCTCCCGCGGCCTCGCGCGCCTCGCGTCCCGGCCCGCGACGGTGGGCTCGTGGGCGACCGCGGGCGACGTGCTGCGGCTGGACCCGACGGCCATGGCCAGCTGGGATGCGGAGTCGCCGGCCGGCCAGGAGATCGCCTTCGTGGGGGAGCGGCTCGACGGGGCCCTGCTCGACCGGATCCTCGGCGCCTGCCTGCTCGAGCCCGACGAGCTCGTGGCCGGGCCCGACGCGTGGCACGGCTACGCGGATCCGTTCCCCGCCTGGGACACCGAGCACCGCCACTGA
- the aztA gene encoding zinc ABC transporter ATP-binding protein AztA, giving the protein MPPPAPRDPAALLHAVHVAFGDRRALDGVDLRLDPGTLTAIAGPNGAGKSTLLEVVAGTRVPTSGTRTAVAEAAFVPQRAAVPDHLPVTVRDVVTVGAWGRAGRWRRLDADARAAVDDAMDRLGIASLAAQPLGALSGGQRQRALLAQGLARGARLLLLDEPTTGLDAASAERIRAILRSEADRGVAVACVSHDPAVLADADRVVRLEEGRVVADAA; this is encoded by the coding sequence ATGCCCCCTCCCGCGCCCCGTGATCCCGCCGCGCTCCTCCACGCCGTGCACGTGGCGTTCGGCGACCGACGCGCCCTCGACGGCGTCGACCTGCGCCTGGATCCCGGCACCCTGACGGCGATCGCCGGCCCCAACGGCGCCGGCAAGTCGACGCTGCTGGAGGTGGTCGCGGGCACCCGGGTCCCGACGTCCGGCACGCGCACCGCGGTCGCCGAGGCGGCCTTCGTGCCGCAGCGCGCCGCCGTGCCCGACCACCTGCCCGTGACCGTGCGCGACGTCGTCACCGTGGGCGCGTGGGGACGCGCGGGCCGGTGGCGCCGCCTCGACGCGGACGCCCGCGCCGCCGTCGACGACGCCATGGACCGCCTCGGCATCGCGTCGCTCGCGGCGCAGCCCCTCGGCGCGCTCTCCGGCGGCCAGCGCCAGCGCGCGCTCCTCGCGCAGGGGCTCGCCCGCGGCGCCCGGCTGCTGCTGCTCGACGAGCCGACCACCGGGCTCGACGCGGCGAGCGCCGAGCGGATCCGCGCGATCCTCCGCTCGGAGGCCGACCGCGGCGTCGCCGTCGCGTGCGTCTCCCACGACCCGGCCGTGCTCGCCGACGCCGACCGCGTCGTCCGGCTCGAGGAGGGCCGGGTGGTCGCGGACGCGGCCTGA
- the aztB gene encoding zinc ABC transporter permease AztB translates to MPSITSGILEPFALDFLQRALLGGALVAILCGVVGTWVVIRGMAFLGEALAHGMLPGVALATVLGLPVLVGGALSAVAMSLGIAALQRRGRLSYDTSIGMLFVAMLALGVVVISHSGSFATDATSILFGDILAITSLDVALLAGAVVVGLGVAWAFHRPLVALALDPRIAAVLRLGPRSAQAALVGLVTLAVVASYQAVGSLLVVGLLLAPAVAAGHWTARIPTRMALAAALGIASVFVGLLVSWHAATAAGASVAATAIAVAALSGAARACLTALRSRRPGTDGDVGRDDDRDRVGADAPTRPRAASGAPAA, encoded by the coding sequence GTGCCCTCCATCACCTCCGGGATCCTCGAGCCGTTCGCCCTCGACTTCCTCCAGCGCGCCCTCCTCGGCGGCGCGCTCGTCGCGATCCTCTGCGGCGTGGTGGGCACGTGGGTCGTCATCCGCGGCATGGCCTTCCTCGGCGAGGCGCTCGCCCACGGCATGCTGCCCGGCGTCGCGCTCGCCACCGTGCTCGGCCTGCCCGTGCTCGTCGGCGGCGCGCTGAGCGCGGTCGCGATGAGCCTCGGGATCGCCGCCCTCCAGCGCCGCGGCCGGCTCTCCTACGACACGAGCATCGGCATGCTGTTCGTCGCGATGCTCGCGCTCGGGGTCGTCGTGATCTCGCACTCGGGCAGCTTCGCCACCGACGCCACCTCGATCCTCTTCGGCGACATCCTCGCCATCACCTCCCTCGACGTGGCGCTGCTCGCGGGCGCCGTCGTCGTGGGGCTCGGCGTCGCGTGGGCCTTCCACCGGCCGCTCGTGGCGCTCGCGCTGGATCCCCGCATCGCCGCCGTGCTGCGCCTCGGCCCCCGCTCGGCGCAGGCCGCGCTCGTGGGGCTCGTGACGCTCGCGGTCGTCGCGTCGTACCAGGCCGTCGGATCCCTGCTGGTCGTCGGCCTGCTGCTCGCGCCGGCCGTCGCGGCCGGGCACTGGACCGCGCGGATCCCCACCCGCATGGCGCTCGCGGCCGCGCTCGGCATCGCGTCGGTGTTCGTCGGGCTCCTCGTCTCGTGGCACGCGGCGACGGCCGCGGGCGCGTCCGTCGCGGCCACCGCGATCGCGGTCGCGGCGCTGTCCGGCGCGGCCCGCGCCTGCCTCACGGCGCTGCGGTCGCGACGGCCGGGCACGGACGGGGACGTGGGTCGCGACGACGACCGCGACCGCGTCGGGGCCGACGCGCCCACCCGACCCCGGGCCGCCTCGGGCGCGCCCGCCGCATGA
- the aztC gene encoding zinc ABC transporter substrate-binding protein AztC yields the protein MSARRIGAALAGAVAAAAAAVALTGCASAGDGRPTVYVSTNILGDVVEELVGDEAEVVTLMKPNADPHSFEISAQEAARLRAADLVVSNGLGLEEGLQQHLDAATAADVPSFVAGDAIEVLDYAEGDAEGMPDSHFWTDPARMVDVVDALEPVLAGIDGVDPAVISSNTAGYRGELEALDAEMTAAFAAIPAERRALVTNHHVFGYLADRFGFEVVGAVIPGGTTLAAPSASDLADLVSAVEETGVPTIFAESSSPDRLVQALASEADIRVEVVELFTESLTGPEGGAPDYLAMMRVNTQRIATGLSP from the coding sequence ATGAGCGCCCGTCGGATCGGCGCCGCGCTCGCGGGCGCCGTCGCGGCCGCCGCGGCCGCCGTCGCCCTCACCGGCTGCGCGAGCGCGGGCGACGGCCGGCCGACCGTGTACGTCTCCACCAACATCCTCGGCGACGTCGTGGAGGAACTGGTGGGCGACGAGGCCGAGGTCGTGACGCTCATGAAGCCGAACGCGGATCCGCACTCGTTCGAGATCTCCGCGCAGGAGGCCGCCCGCCTCCGCGCGGCCGACCTCGTCGTCTCCAACGGCCTCGGTCTCGAGGAGGGGCTGCAGCAGCACCTCGACGCGGCCACGGCCGCCGACGTGCCGTCCTTCGTCGCGGGCGACGCCATCGAGGTGCTCGACTACGCCGAGGGAGACGCGGAGGGCATGCCCGACTCGCACTTCTGGACGGACCCCGCGCGCATGGTCGACGTCGTCGACGCGCTCGAGCCGGTGCTCGCGGGCATCGACGGCGTGGATCCCGCGGTGATCTCCTCGAACACCGCCGGGTACCGCGGCGAGCTCGAGGCGCTCGACGCGGAGATGACGGCCGCGTTCGCCGCGATCCCCGCCGAGCGCCGCGCCCTCGTCACCAACCACCACGTCTTCGGCTACCTCGCCGACCGCTTCGGGTTCGAGGTCGTCGGCGCGGTGATCCCCGGCGGCACCACCCTCGCCGCGCCCTCCGCCAGCGACCTCGCCGACCTCGTGTCGGCCGTCGAGGAGACCGGCGTCCCCACGATCTTCGCGGAGTCCTCGTCGCCCGACCGCCTCGTGCAGGCGCTGGCGAGCGAGGCCGACATCCGCGTGGAGGTGGTCGAGCTGTTCACGGAGTCCCTCACGGGTCCCGAGGGCGGCGCCCCCGACTACCTCGCCATGATGCGCGTCAACACGCAGCGCATCGCCACCGGGCTCTCCCCCTGA